In Humulus lupulus chromosome 7, drHumLupu1.1, whole genome shotgun sequence, the following are encoded in one genomic region:
- the LOC133791426 gene encoding protein FAR1-RELATED SEQUENCE 5-like, translating to MDEIGRLQETSNWENILQSLGIEKLANDIETEDVQGKVLESLEEWEDFYYTYSLWVGFSVRKADVRKKNGNITMRKWVCSKEGFRKHMEIDKADGSKRKTSITRTVCQASFQVVMMGDEGPWICKEFQPLHNHDKAALDELRFLRSNYSMSETLVAQVRSMNQVGIRTSHIISHLAMQSGGYERMPCQLRDVYNKVAHVKRKEKRCTYSYGALGYLDCLSKRDPNFFIQYQCDVDNRLGNLFWADRYSRRDFVAFGEVIGFDTTYMTNKSNKPLTIILGVNHHFKTCIFGMALLNSEDEQTYFWLLEKFIECHNHVTPYVKYFLVVTDGDGAIKNVVLKYFPNATHQLCVWHLCTNALKISKDP from the coding sequence ATGGACGAGATAGGAAGGTTGCAAGAAACATCAAATTGGGAAAATATACTACAATCTTTGGGGATTGAGAAACTCGCAAATGATATTGAGACGGAGGATGTCCAGGGAAAGGTCTTGGAGTCCCTTGAAGAGTGGGAGGATTTTTATTACACATACTCTTTGTGGGTAGGCTTCAGTGTCCGCAAAGCAGATGTACGAAAAAAAAATGGGAACATCACCATGAGAAAATGGGTATGTTCAAAAGAAGGTTTCCGCAAACACATGGAAATTGACAAGGCCGATGGGAGCAAACGAAAAACATCTATTACTAGGACTGTTTGCCAAGCTAGTTTTCAAGTCGTAATGATGGGCGATGAGGGTCCGTGGATTTGCAAGGAATTCCAACCTCTGCACAACCATGACAAGGCAGCATTAGATGAGTTGCGATTTCTGAGATCAAACTATTCCATGTCAGAAACCCTAGTTGCTCAAGTGAGGTCAATGAACCAAGTTgggataagaacttcacacatcaTCTCCCACTTGGCAATGCAGTCTGGTGGGTACGAAAGGATGCCTTGCCAGCTACGAGACGTTTACAACAAGGTCGCCCATgtcaaaagaaaagagaaaagatgTACATATTCATATGGTGCTTTGGGATATTTGGATTGTTTGTCAAAGAGGGATCCAAATTTCTTCATTCAATATCAATGTGACGTGGACAACAGATTGGGGAACCTATTCTGGGCGGACAGATATTCTCGACGGGATTTTGTCGCATTCGGTGAGGTTATTGGATTTGACACAACATATATGACAAACAAATCTAATAAACCCCTGACAATTATTTTGGGCGTCAATCATCATTTCAAGACCTGCATATTTGGAATGGCACTGCTTAACTCCGAGGATGAGCAAACTTACTTTTGGTTGCTTGAAAAATTTATTGAATGTCACAATCATGTAACACCATATGTGAAGTACTTCCTTGTGGTGACAGATGGAGATGGAGCTATCAAAAATGTTGTCTTGAAGTACTTCCCAAATGcaactcatcagttgtgtgtgtGGCACTTGTGTACCAACGCTTTAAAAATTTCAAAAGACCCCTAA
- the LOC133791425 gene encoding uncharacterized protein LOC133791425 yields MAFSSLIRSSMTTITGVAAAAAYPVISLRSRSPQLHHISFRKTTSKKNYGLKSASLSVKFRISSLNFGSQPPRTVGLRVSCSAELFMALENEFNIDIPEEEQENISTVQAAIDYVTSHTA; encoded by the exons ATGGCTTTTTCTTCTCTGATCAGATCATCAATGACGACCATAACAGGAGTAGCAGCAGCGGCAGCTTATCCAGTGATCTCCTTGAGATCTCGCTCCCCGCAGTTGCACCACATCTCCTTT CGAAAAACGACATCGAAAAAAAATTATGGTTTGAAGTCAGCTTCACTTTCTGTTAAGTTCCGAATAAGCTCTCTCAACTTTGGATCACAGCCACCACGTACTGTTGGTCTTAGAGTTTCTTGCAGT GCTGAGCTTTTTATGGCTCTGGAGAATGAATTTAACATTGACATACCAgaggaagaacaagaaaatatCAGCACCGTACAGGCAGCAATTGATTATGTTACCAGCCACACAGCATGA